The segment GGTAAAATCAACTAAAGGCTGAAGGTAGTCTTCTACCAAACTGGtacatatttgcaaatttttgatccAAGTTGGACTCCAGGTAGCGTAGATAGGCGTTACTCTTCCAAAAACCCAGTTCTTGGATAAGTTCACCCTGTAAACCTTGCTGGAACGCCCACGTGGCACCGCCCCGCCGAAAGGAATGCCCGGTGATGCCCTCTCCAGGTAGGATTTTTCGCAGTCGAGACAAAAACCAGCTGTAAGACAGGGGTTTGCCATATGTCCGTTGAAGGAGAGGGGATGTGTCTGAAGTCAAAGGATTGGCGAAAAGCAACCGAAATAAGCTACGCAGGGCGCTGGCAGGGCACAGTGGATGACCGTGCAGATCCGGAAGGGTGACTTGAAGTTGATGCTCATGAAACTGCAAAGTTTTCGTCCAATTCAGGGATAACAAGAAGCCTTTGGCGTGCGGGCTTATGTTTTGGATACACAAGTCGCGGTCCGGTACACAGATAGGTCCCTGAGATAAGAAGTTTCCAGGGCGCAAAAGTCCAAAAAATGCTATCAGGCATGCCGCCCAAAAAGATAAGTCCTCCTTGAGGTCTAAACATAACGCACTCCTAATACGTAAAAGGTGACAAGGCTGGATTGGTGTAGCTGCCTCTTGGGCATCCCCAAGTTCACGTTTTGCTCCCTTCAGTGTCTGCTGGATCAACCATACACCATGAATAGGGTCATCAAAGTCATTTGCACAATGTAAATGTTTCACAATATTAAGATAATTCTTAATAGTACTATACTTAAAAGATTTTACATCCACCATATATGCTATGTATAGGATGATCTGCTCCGGTGATGCAGGCACACCAGGTACGTTAACCTTTGCACAAAAGTCCAAGTAGCAGGTAAGTTGGGCTTGGTATGTTTTCTTGGTGCTAACAGCCCATCCTTGGCTCTTCAGGCGACTAGCTGCAGTGTGCAGTGCTTGAAGAAGCCCGGCCCCATCTACAATAGATAAAAGCAGGTGACATGTGTGACACAATAGCCTTAACAGTGAAAGGTACAATGCATGACCCATTAAATGGTAACATTTCATATTGCTTAGTAAGCATATTAGGTTCATTTAGACGTGAAATGACATCTGCTAGTGTATTCAATTTGCCTTTAACATAGGCTGCATAGACACTAAAGTTATAAGAAGCTTGAGTCCAAAAGAGGCTCCTAAGCCAGTccataataaatgtatttttgctGGCTCCCTTGTTTATGTTGGCCCTTGTCGTAGTATTGTCTGTGTACACTATGACCTTTTTGTTGGAGAGCAACGGGGCCCAACGCTGTAATGCAAGGTTTCCTTGGTGTTGATATGTTTGTCTGCCACCTCAGGTAAGTCCAGTGCCCAGTTCACATAGAAATAATCACCATGGAAGTAGCCGCCTCCTCCTGAGTTGCATGCATCCGTCATTAAGGAACGAACAGGACGGGTCTCTAGAAAACGCACTGTTCCATTGAATACAGGTAGAAAAGCTGTCCACCACTCCAGATCCTTACGAAAACAATCCAGAAGAACTTTATCAGATTGTCTATGTAAGGTATTCTTGGCATTAATCACACGGCGCAGGAAGGTACGACCACCTTGTATCACTTGACAAGCCCAGTTCAGTTTTCCTATCAAGGACTCAAGTTGACGTTTGCTTGCACGCTTTTTTGACTGGAATGTCATCAGAAGTTCGTGTAAGGCTTCCAATTTGTTCTGAGGGAGGGAGAGGGTGAGGGCACAGGTATCTATTCTCACACCAAGAAAAGTAAGCTGCTGGCATGTTCCTTCCACTTTGTTCCAATTGATACAGAACCCTAATTGTCTCAGTGTTTTGACCAAAACTTGTAATGCAAACATAcatttctcaaaagttttttcAATAACTAAGAAATCGTCAATATAAACAATTGCTGTAATCCCATAATGAAGCTTCACAATTCTACAAACACAACTAGACAATCTCTGAAAAATGCTAGGGCTTTTTGCAGCCCCAAAAGGTAGTTTTGCATCATACAAATATGTAACACTGCTGTCATTTGTAAATTGCCATTTTAAACCTGTAAATCTATAATTACTAGGGTGAATATTGACAGACCTGTAGGCACTCTGAAGGTCTACTTTAGCTAAAAAACAGTTTTTGTGATTAGTTTACAAGCATGAGTTAGGTCCATATATGAACAATAGTTATCAGAAGTATAATCATTGAGACTTTTGCCAATGGGTCGACTTGCGTCATGAATGAGTCGTACTTTGTTTGGAGACTTGGGGATGGCGCCCAAGGCACTTACAATATTCATAGGTCTATCACATACAACATAATTTCCATGCaaaatttcataatcaatttgtGACTCAACTTGATTGCAAAAAACTACAGAAGATTTATAATTGCTACATTCAACATAAGTATCAGTATCTAAATCTTTGTCAACAATGTGAAACCCCTCCTTAACGCCCTGCAGGATAAATGGTTTATCAAAGTCATTTTAAGGAATAAGCTTTTCCCAGGCGGAAACCTGCAGGTTGTACGACGGAGAGTTGCCTATCCGTTTTTTGGGTCTGTTGCTGTTTTTCCTGCCAAACCATGCTTAGTTGCCGGATGAGTTGTCCCATAACAAATGTAACAGTTATGAGCTAGCCTGCAGTCTGGACGCACACAGTTGTCCTGGTTAAAACGACGGCATATTTCACGCCCATTTAATAAGAATGGTCCCTTTCCGCGTTTGTTGGGTGTTGACGGTATAACAGTAGGCTGATGAACTGGCTTCTCCACTTGCGCTTTGCCCATATGAGAAATAAACTGAGTGGTGGTGTTATCCCTCTTTGGTATAAGATTGAACTCTCTTAGCTGTGCACATGGGGTATTCCACGTATAAGAATACTTCAACTGGTTTTCACGGTATTCACGATC is part of the Magallana gigas chromosome 3, xbMagGiga1.1, whole genome shotgun sequence genome and harbors:
- the LOC105319773 gene encoding uncharacterized protein, producing the protein MTDRERRAKSGAKMSEIMKSLRESETIDLESTPSRPSPASIVRDGQHVQTGSVSPHEIADLESKCRELEVKLQRTKLECRYIEGQTQIETETRNLHSMTLHPAAATAPPDTRTLDAPPEFQDGAGLLQALHTAASRLKSQGWAVSTKKTYQAQLTCYLDFCAKVNVPGVPASPEQIILYIAYMVDVKSFKYSTIKNYLNIVKHLHCANDFDDPIHGVWLIQQTLKGAKRELGDAQEAATPIQPCHLLRIRSALCLDLKEDLSFWAACLIAFFGLLRPGNFLSQGPICVPDRDLCIQNISPHAKGFLLSLNWTKTLQFHEHQLQVTLPDLHGHPLCPASALRSLFRLLFANPLTSDTSPLLQRTYGKPLSYSWFLSRLRKILPGEGITGHSFRRGGATWAFQQGLQGELIQELGFWKSNAYLRYLESNLDQKFANMYQFGRRLPSAFS